A segment of the Asinibacterium sp. OR53 genome:
CATAATACCGCAGGTTAAACACAATCCGCTGTTTTTCAGGAAGTTGCTGTATTGCCAACTGAAGCCTCCATTCCAACTGGTTGGCATCGAACCCCTGATCGGCCTTTATTTTGTCGCTGGCAGCAGCATCCAGGTCTTCCATGCTCAGCACGCTTCTCTTCTTTTGCTGTTCCAGGAAACTCAAACATTCATTGGTAGCGATCCGATACAACCAGGTATACAATTGGCTGTCTTCCCTGAACTGCTCAAGGGCATTCCATACTTTGATGAATACATTTTGAAGCACGTCGTTGGCATCCTCATGGTTTATCACCATTCTTCGGATATGCCAATACAACTTCTCCTGATACTTTTTTACAATAGCATTGAAGGCCCGTTCTTTGGTGGCCGGTACACGAAACTGAAACAATAGTTCCTTATCGTCTGGATGCATTCAGGGCAATTTTTAGATATAGGCAACTTACAAAGGTATTGGATTCTATTCCCTGCAAAAGAATACCAAATAAATGTAAGTAACAAACTCCATAACAAACATTCATTAGTGACAGCTGAATAGTCTACA
Coding sequences within it:
- a CDS encoding RNA polymerase sigma factor → MHPDDKELLFQFRVPATKERAFNAIVKKYQEKLYWHIRRMVINHEDANDVLQNVFIKVWNALEQFREDSQLYTWLYRIATNECLSFLEQQKKRSVLSMEDLDAAASDKIKADQGFDANQLEWRLQLAIQQLPEKQRIVFNLRYYEEMPYEEMSRVLDTSEGALKASYHHAARKIEEFIKNY